TTTTTTTCATGAATCATGACCCTTGTTCTAAATTTTGTAAATTTTTGTGTTTTATGAATGATCCATGTTCTAAATTTTGTAAATTTTTGTGTTTTATGAATCTTTTTGTTTAAATATCTAATCTTTTTCACAACCCAATTTCTAAATTTTGTAAATTTTTGTGTTTTGTGAATCTTTTTGTTTAAATATCTAATTGTTTTTCACAACCCAAGTTCGAATTTTGTAAATTTTTGTGTTTTATGAATCTTTTTGTTTAAACATCTAATTATGTTTTCACAACCCATGTTCtcaattttataaatttttgtaTTTCATGTATCTTTATGTTTAAATATTGAATATTTTTCATTACCCATGTTCTCAATTATATATTTTCTTGTGTTTTatgaatttttatgtttatttgtacAATCTTTTTCCCAACccatgttttaaattttataaattttataaatctttgtgttttgtgaatctttatttttatttattgaaTCTTTTTCACAACCCATgttgtaaattttataattttttgtgtttcatgtatctttatatttatttatgtAATATTTTTATCAATTATCTTGAATTTGGGTGTTCACACATTACAGTGGATTCTTATGGCGGTCCACCACAACAATGGCAGCAAAATGCACCACCACCCACTGACCATCATATAACAATGCCACCACCACAACCTAATCCCCCACCACCAGTGGCTTCCCGGCCACCACAGCCACCGCCACCGCAGCCGTATATCAGCAACAGTGGAGGTTCGGGGGGTTCAAATTATTCCGGCGGTTCAAACTCACTTCCACCGCCTTCACCCGGGTTGTCACTAGGGTTTTCAAAGAGTACATTCACTTACGAAGAGTTAGCAATGGCAACGGATGGATTTTCAGAAGCTAATCTTCTTGGTCAAGGCGGGTTTGGATATGTACATAGGGGTGTGCTTCCGAACGGAAAAGAAGTGGCGGTTAAGCAGTTGAAAACGGGTAGTGGACAGGGCGAGCGTGAGTTCCAGGCGGAAGTCGAGATTATTAGTCGAGTTCATCATAAACATCTTGTTTCTTTAGTTGGATATTGTATGACTGGTGCTCAAAGATTGCTTGTTTATGAGTTTGTTCCGAATAACACATTGGAGTTCCATTTGCATGGTAAGTTTTCACTTTCGGAATCATGAATTAGGGGGGCGTTTAGGGCTTGTTTATTGCGGTTTCTATAAGGGTATAAGCATTTTCGAGTGTTTGGATGAAGAAAAGGGTGAAGAATAATAAGCTAATAAGAAATGCATAAAACACTTAAGTATAACGATATATCAAGATCATAATCTAAATCTTTGAATAAAAACGATTTCAGGAAAGAACCGCCCTGTAATGGAGTTCCCTACAAGATTGAGAATTGCACTTGGAGCTGCAAAGGGACTAGCTTATCTCCATGAGGACTGTAAGTTCATTATATCTTTGAAATACAAAAGAAGGGGTGGGTTATCGACTTATCGTACAATATCCCCTTAACGTGCGAAGCGTACGAAGTCCACATTTCGAAATTACGCATGTTATCtacataattacgcacgttataaaatTCAAATCTCGCATGCCATGAAGCATAAAAATTATGCATGGTTAAAACTCAAATTACGCATAGGTTGGTTTAAccctaattacgcatgttatatacataatcacgcacgttacTTTGGTCACTTCGTACCGTCACACGCTAAAACCCATTTGTTTGTCTAACTTTCACTACAAAAGAAAAAGGGTTTTAGTATTtagtaataaataaaaaaaataaaataaaaaataatatgatAATTCAGTAGTCCTCAACATTTTTTATCGTTCGCAGGTCATCCTAAGATTATTCATCGCGATATTAAAGCGGCTAATATTCTTCTTGATTTCAACTTCGAAGCAAAGGTAGCTTATTATCATTCTTATTGTAAAGGTGGCTATTTCAACCCATTTACGCACGAATGGGTTGACTTAGCCTGTGTTTTATCTCAAACCACGGGTCAAATGGGCCAAAATCAGAAAAGGGGACTGTTGAAATGGGTCGAATGCGTCACACACATTGAAAGTCACCAGAACTTATTTTTATTCAAAGATTTATATTATTGGAATAATATTGTTTTTCGTAATCATAATCAACACATTATTTATAGAGTagacttccgttttgctccctgtggtttggtcactttaacggttttgccccaaacctttaaaaatagccattttactccctgatgttttggttttgttgccagtttgctccctgcggggagcaaaatggaaaaacaaacaatttggatggagttagaggcggggagcaaactggcaaaaaaaccgaaacatcagggagtaaaatggctatttttaaaggtttggagcaaaaccgttaaagttaccaaaccacagggagcaaaacggaagtttactcttattTATATAAAAAGAACGTACAGAAAGTGTTTGCAGTagcaacccgacccgacccattataaaaatacattttgacccgttacccaacctaAACTTGAGATGTCAATTATCGCTTTGTTGTTTGCGGATGCTGACCTCAATTAAATTTGCAGGTTGCTGATTTTGGGCTTGCCAAGATCACTTCCGATGTTGCTACTCATGTCTCAACGCGAGTTATGGGAACTTTTGGGTAacgtttatattttttttttcttttcgacTTTTATACGTATAAGATTCAGTTTCTCGGAGACCTCATGACATGTTTTTTCGTACAAATCCACTATGTATTTTAGGTATCTAGCTCCAGAGTATGCATCTTCAGGAAAACTGACAGACAAATCAGACGTTTTCTCGTTTGGAGTCATGCTTTTGGAATTGATCACGGGCCGCAGGCCCGTTGATTCAGCCCAAACTTATGTGGATGATAGTTTAGTAGACTGGGTAAGTTCACTTACTTACAAACGTATTTTTTTTCGGTCACCTTTTTCGGGGATTCATGGGTTTAGACTAGGGGTTCaaacagtggcggatcttgcccgttgaacgtgccagggccgaaagacacgggcactaaaaaaagtccgggcaagcccgggccaaacatagtatatataaaaaatttcgatcgaaatgtggaaaattagcactacggccgaaaaacttgcccgggCCGTGGCCCTGCCATAACCCTTCTAAGAACCGCCCCTGGGTTCAAAAtgggtcgtgttcgcgggttggcgggttcaacccgatTCGAACCTGAAAATTTTAGACGAACCCAAACACAACCCGAACCTGAAAATTTTAGACGAACCCAAACACAACCCGATTCgcaggttgacccgaacacgacccgttcaacccgatttttttttatttttaaattttcttCTGCAAATTAATATATGAAAATTAGAACTTATTACAAAAAAAACACAAGTTTATACAATACAattacatttaaattataaaatcttatgctaatttctctttttaagttaaaattatggcataaaacacccaatttaatttatgacataaaacatactgtaaataaatataatataaatgggttaaatggGTCAACCCGCCAATGTGACCAGTTTGACTAGAACCtgacccgtttagactaaacccaaacccgcgaatttcgtgttaggtttgtGTCGTGTTTTCAGGTCGTGTCACAAATTCACACCCCTAGGTTTAGTATAATTTTATAATCCTAACATAAATCAAATACAGGCAAGACCGTTGCTTACACGAGCTATGGATGACGGAAACTTCGACTCCATAGTCGACTCACGTCTACAAAAAGAATACAACCACAACGAAATGGCCCGTATGATTTCTTGTGCCGCGGCCTGTGTCCGCCACTCAGCCCGCCGTCGGCCCAAGATGAGTCAAGTAGTTCGGGCCTTGGAAGGCGACGTCTCACTCTCGGACCTAAACGACGGGACCCGCCCGGGCCATAGCTCGTCTTACGGGAGCTCAGACTACGACACAGCCCAGTACAACGCAGATATGGTTAAGTTCCGGAAAATGGCGTTAGGCACGCAAGAATACGCAACCAGTGAATATAGCCGACCCACAAGTGAATACGGGTTGTATCCATCTGGATCGAGTGGTGAAGCGCAGGACACCCATGAAATGGAAATGAACAAGTATAAAAGAGACGGACCGGGCTTCAGTGACGGGTTCTGATCCGAAAAGTTAAAACCCGAGTTGTGTATAAAGTTTCTTGCTAATCTGATGATATTCAAAGTATGATTTTATGTGAGTTTGATTGTATTTAAATGTTACATTTTGTTTTATATAACAGAAATTCttttatttgattattttaaGGAAGGTCTTATCTGGGGCTGTATTAACTATTAAGTATTAACTTCCAAATGTTTTCCGTAAGGTTTCTCTACTGAGGAGGTCCCAGGTTTGACTCCTGCTGTGTACATATTGGGATTTCAGTATGGAGTTGGGCCTGGGCAGGGTTTAAGAGCTTGTCTTGCTTTGTGGGGTAGTGGGTCTTTTGGCCCGtacaattgaaaaaaaaaatgtttgttaCATGGTAATGTAACTGTCATGTAAACGGTTACATTTTGCTATGTACATATTGGGATTTCAGTATGGAGTTGGGCCTGGGCAGGGTTTAAGAGCTTGTCTTGCCCTGTGGGGTAGTGGGTCTTTTGGCCCGtacaattgaaaaaaaaaaatgtttgttaCATGGTAATGTAACTGTCATGTAAACGGTTACATTTTGCTGTGTACATATTGGGATTTCAGTATGGAGTTGGGCCTCGGCAGGGTTTAAGAGCTTGTCTTGCCCTGTGGGGTAGTAGGTCTTTTGGCCCGtacaattgaaaaaaaaaaatgtttgttaCATGGTAATGTAACTGTCATGTAAACGGTTACATTTTGTGGGTCCTGTTACAAGACTTTGAAGTTTGAAAGCTACTATTTTTAATATCAGTTGGTGTCTATAATAAATGAAATCTTGTTTTATTAAACCTAACGGTCACAACAATACAATAAAAGATGATGAGAAGAAAGAAATGTGGTTATACAACAAAAGATGATAGAGACATGCAAGTTTATCACAAAAATATAAACAAATTGGTCCCATAATAAATACAATAAATAGAGATCAAGGGTTATGTCGATGCATATAAAAACATGCGGGAGTCTCAAAGATGTGTGTTACTAATCAACCTTGTTATCGTGTCGAAAAAATAACTATATATGCTACAACGCTAGCGCTGTGTTCCGGAGGCTCATTTAAAGAGGTAAGAGAAAGGAATTGAGAGGATAGGGAAAAATTCGTGTTTCGAAGTTCTTTTTTAAGAAAGAAAGGGAGAGAAGACGGTAAAGAGATGGAAAAATTAAGCATAACTCTTAAATTCCAAATTGGAgggatttggaaagaaaggattTGTATAAAATTCTAACTCCCTAGAAATTCCTAAATTACCAACCCTGGGCCAGACCCACGATGGGGTCCGGATGTGATGGACACAcacctttattttttttaatgttatataCAGTTAGACATCGAAAATCCCAACCATAATCCTAAAATTGAAACTATATCCTATGTATCCCCCCCCCCCTTTAAAACTTTTGAAACCGTCCTATAAGAAAAACTAtaatgaaaatttataaaaaaaaaaatataaaaactagttAGTTTATATAAACAGAAGAAATACACTGGAAGCAACGCGGTGTACCCTAAAATATGCCACGCACGTGTCGTGTCCCcaaaaaaaggaaagaaaaaagaACACCAGACGGATTTGGATTCGAACCGGCGCCCATTCCTTATAACAACAAAACGCTAACCACTACACCAAAGCCACAAACACATCATCATACTACCAGATCAAAACCTATATATACATTACACATGTCCGATGtatagaaaaaataaagcaaCTAACAGTGTTCTGTCACGTGGCAAAAACACTATTCCTAAGCTTCTATAATttatactagtattaagcccctgcgttgcagtgtttatcataaaactatgttaagtagtagcaatattataccattgtcagcgaccaccaacaccggaaaagctcgtaaaaacaaaataagtaAAAACGGGAAAAAAAATAACGCCGAATGAAAAGCAGATGTAAAATCTCTGAATCACGCACGCTcattgctgagaaattaaaccgaaacgtaaaatatagaaaaaaataattaagtCCATCCAGAACCCGCGTGaaggacgaacttgtcaaacgcaaaAAAATAGATGTGACACAACaggccagtcaaacgggaaaaaaacatacgaaaaaatgttgaaccccacacgcacgttgcggtgcgttaactcacaaaatttagaacgaaatgaaAAACTtaggaaagatgaaaagtatggtggaccaaaattgaaaataaaaaaagagttaggattaaattgcaaaagatgaaaaacttttggttaaaaataaaaaacaaatggtctaaattgcaaaattgaagttatttattaattttagataaagataaagataaaaataagtgatatctatatattggttcttaattaataattaatattaatattaaaagaaatttattaaacaaatataaataaaatttatgagatTGAAGGAgggaatgccatgtggcattatttggattcttttattataagttagatttatatttatattattattattattattattattattattattattatttatctaAATTATAGCTAAGAAGCCCATACCGATTATCAATTTTCATTGTCCAAGCCCATTAGCCCAACCCATTCCGATAAAACTTGCGGTTTTTCCCATTCAACAATCAGCGACGAGACAACTGCTACCGGAGCCAGAATTCCCAGTTTCCCACCACCGCACTAAGTCGCCGGAGATCCCCCCTTTCCGACCAAGGTACGGTTTTTCTTGTTGTGTTTATTATTTTTGATGTTTTATTTGATGAATAATGATGATTAGGGTAAGTTATTAAGTGGCCTAACTAACAGATACGAACGGCTAGAAAACATAATTATACGTTAATTTAACATTAACATTACATTTCATTGTATGCTTATGTGGATTAGAATcaaaatttaaaactagggtttGAAAATTGAAGTAGCTTTGGTTCGGTTTATGAGAGAAACACACACGCTACAAGAGATGAAACACTGCATATGGTTGTATCGGTTAACGTTCGGTTATGGCACACCCTTAATCATAACCGATTATCAGTTAGTTCCGTTCGGTGGCGGTCCGGTTATCGGTTAATTActtaaggaaaaattacaagttttgtcctttatctttataccacttttcaggcggtgtcctttttaacgaatgttggcagacggtgtcctttactaggtattttgttgcaagtttagtcctttacacccaacccagttaaaaaaccctgttaattgttgactggcggtgtcctttactaggtattttgttgcaagtttagtcctttacaaccaacccagttaaaaaaccctgttaattgttgactggcggtgtcctttactaggtattttgttgcaagtttggtcctttacctaggtattttgttgcaagtttagtcctttacacccaacacttaacagggttttttaactgggttaggtgtaaaggactaaacttgcaacaaaatacctagtaaaggacaccgcctgtcaacattcgttaaaaaggacaccgtctgaaaagtggtataaagataaaggacaaaacttgtaatttttccattACTTAATTCTGTCAATCTCAGTTATCGGTTAATTCGGTCATTCCCGGTTATCGGTTAATTCAGTCAGTCAATCTCGGTTATCGGTTAATTCGGTTCGGTGGCATagttgctacaattgttagtgttttaagtcttagtgttttgcaagttgcaaaaggttagtttgttaatggtaggagagtatactgaattgttagtgttaaattgctatatatataaattttgcgtgatattaaaattaccgatatcccaccgcaaTTACCAATATCTCAAATATCAATCCTTGACCGATATTGATGCAGCGCGTGAAACGAAAAAAATGAAGATTACACGTTGATTCTatgaatacccgtgtagttcttccccaacccccaaattgtaaccccaaaggccacggaatttgaagtgaaaaaaacagttttctcaaaattcaattctgatcttctcattagctttagcaacatataaataaagactgaaattcgaaacgggcctaaaaaagataacgggccaaacacacggcctaaaacaaaaagcccaaaatagttcaaaaaacataaaaatgcaaataagtaatagaaataagcgttttttggcccggacgatgacccaaaccgccgtaggctgtttgcagcaagatggagcttGTTCTCACGTTCgaatcgcctggtcgcacgtcccaaacggacccccgtagcccaagttagagccattttagtgaaggcccttttgttacgcggtcttgggcctccaagtacaaaatagcccgttcctccacacttgggcccacatcaGATATCCGATTTTTTACCGCCTTAACTGCTTAGGTACATATGTTAACTTTATTTATGTTACCGTGTAGAAAGTTATCATGGGCAAACACAAACACGAAGCCAACGGAAAGAAGGAACAACTAAAGTGGACGGAAAATATGGATAATTTTTTCATACAAGCCATGATAGCGCAACAAGAAAACGGCAATAGGGTTAATGGCAACTTTACTACACATGCATACAACAATATGGTTGCGGAGCTGCGCACAAAGCTTCAAATGGATTTCACGAAAAATCATTTGAAGAATCGTTTAAAAACTTTGAAGGAGCATTTTTCGCAGTGGTACGATATGTTTCACGGAACGTCGTTGAGTGGGTTCACATGGAATTCTAGTACTCAGTTAATTGAAGCGGAGGAGGAAGTCTGGGATAAATTAATAGAGGTAAGTgctttaattatttttaggcttGTATATgaatcaaacgaacacgaacggggcgtgtttgtgttcgtttgtttaagtTTTACCGAACAAACAATTGAACACGAACAATTAAACGCACGGGgttttcttgttcgtgttcgtttatgtttgttcgttatTAGTTTAAAGGAATTGTTCATGAACGCAATGgctttcggttggggggggggggcgaaaacgtatataccaaaaaaattctatagaaccggggggcgaaaacgtatatacccacaaatttctatacgaaaactacatatataacactactgagcgaaaaattcGAGGGAGCGGGCGCCCCCTCCCCGCCCCTCTTATCCTTCGCCCCTGCATGAACGTGAACGAACGAACGTCACCGAACATATATGAACGGACATAACCGAGCTAACACTAATTAAAACTAAATATGAATAACAATGTCTTCGGCCTAAATACGTTATATGTTTATTTCATAAAATACACTAAATTGTAACGAGCCGAACAATCTTAAATACAAAATATTAATGAATGGAATAAACAAACAACATAAGTTAATGAACATAAGCGa
The sequence above is drawn from the Helianthus annuus cultivar XRQ/B chromosome 12, HanXRQr2.0-SUNRISE, whole genome shotgun sequence genome and encodes:
- the LOC110893795 gene encoding proline-rich receptor-like protein kinase PERK1; the encoded protein is MSSPPPVTSPAPTSPPPPANTTTPPPAATTPPPTTPPADSSPPPPIPPAASPPPPDTPSPATSPPAPPTTTAPPPSTGSPSPPTPPTPRNSPPSPPGRSPPSPAAPRGGSTSPPADSSDNSPGISTGVVVGIAVGGVLILVVLSVLFICCKKRRKRTQAPAGYYVPPPPKVDSYGGPPQQWQQNAPPPTDHHITMPPPQPNPPPPVASRPPQPPPPQPYISNSGGSGGSNYSGGSNSLPPPSPGLSLGFSKSTFTYEELAMATDGFSEANLLGQGGFGYVHRGVLPNGKEVAVKQLKTGSGQGEREFQAEVEIISRVHHKHLVSLVGYCMTGAQRLLVYEFVPNNTLEFHLHGKNRPVMEFPTRLRIALGAAKGLAYLHEDCHPKIIHRDIKAANILLDFNFEAKVADFGLAKITSDVATHVSTRVMGTFGYLAPEYASSGKLTDKSDVFSFGVMLLELITGRRPVDSAQTYVDDSLVDWARPLLTRAMDDGNFDSIVDSRLQKEYNHNEMARMISCAAACVRHSARRRPKMSQVVRALEGDVSLSDLNDGTRPGHSSSYGSSDYDTAQYNADMVKFRKMALGTQEYATSEYSRPTSEYGLYPSGSSGEAQDTHEMEMNKYKRDGPGFSDGF